Part of the Bicyclus anynana chromosome 3, ilBicAnyn1.1, whole genome shotgun sequence genome is shown below.
CCTTATCTCTATCTATTAGGTTTAGGGTATTCTAAAAATAGTAGGTGCTGTTAACTTGGTTTACACTATGTACCTTATATCAAAAGAATTTTGGACTGAAAAATACCTGTTATCCTATTACCTACTGTTTTGTTTACCAAATTAATACTCATGACTGAACATTTGGACTATTCACCTACATTTTTAACACAAAGTGCCAAAAATGCAGTTCAAAACTTAAAGAACTTTAGAGAATCTCATTTTTCCTTAAACAATTCGACTGATATAAGGTATAGAATATTATCACTGACAATACTTTGGCTACATCAGAATGTTTCGGTTATGTCTAAGTCAACATAAATCTAGTAGTCATGCACGATGGGGAGAACGTTTGTTTCAAAGTCGGGTTGTTCTATTGTAGCAGCTAAAACAACgacaaaaatgttaataaacaggaaataatcaatacatacaataaattGGGTAGTTATAACTGCTTCGCCACACACTGCTCTATTCGAGGAAATACTCGCGCGAATATTCGTGGAAATATTCCAGGAATATTCGGGACGATAAGAAAGATTTTCCTGCTTACTTTCCTCGTCACTTCCCACGCTATTCGGGCAGTGTCTGACTGCGACATTATACTTGCTAAAGAAAATGGCACACgtacattggcgtatctaggattatttcctggggtgggcctacATATCACTGAATAGAGTCGAcgttcaatataaaaatttcgttagcaatatttgtAGATGCAGACCTtgaaacggctcgacttatttgttttttttttgtatctatggtaggtatcagaaaaggtcttaatatatttttcaaattattgttattctttaaattgttattatttgaattttacagaaaatctgtaaaattattagtatttcgacatttatcatagaatttcaaatcggtaggcCAGTATCCTAGTgtgggcactggactattctagggtgggcccggcccacccggcccacccgctatatacgcctatgcacACGTACCTACCAATTTTGAGCGCAAACATTCTACGTTGTTAATTGTTATAATGTTTTACGGCGGTTTAACGTATACTATTTGCAAAAATGGGCTTTATCTACCTATTCggtaaacatatttttacactCTTGTACTTGTTAGCCTTTAGTAACTTAAAACATTTGAAGTTTAAAAGATCAATCTAAATCGATCTGAACCTCGAATAATTTTACACAGCAAAAAATATTGGCTGGTTTAGTAACTAGATATTCACAATTTTTTGAAAaccgcaataaaaaaaaaaattgaaaaaaaagagaatatttACGCTTAAATTCTGGAATGTACCTAGGTAAAACGGAAGAACGGTAGTGCACAAACTCATTCGTGTACATAAgcaggtttttttaatttgatattagATTATAGAAAAACAAACTACTAATACCAATTCCCAAACCTAACTCTATCTGTATCTTGATAAATAGGAAAATAATAACAGAAATAGACAAGAAAAAGAtaactttcaaaatatttttgttaaaggctaaatatgctaaataaataataaaaaaagctaaatatattataaatagaaacAGCAAAACTATATATAGAACTTGTagaaagtaataattatattaaggaAGTGTTTAATCAAGAAgacaatgttaaattattaaagttttttacagCAATGGTATTTGTACCTACTACGTATAAACCATAAAACAAAGAAGTCTAAGTAAATTCAGCTTTAGTcgaacaaattttattaaaaaagacaaTGGAATTGGCGTGTCATGATACCCACTCGTACTCAAAAAAACgtaatctttaaaaattattttgacttTTTGCGTCTTATATTTCAGAATTATACCCTATAAAAGTCCAtctcatatataactactgggTGGGTTTTCCACACTCAACAATCTAGAATCAGCGACCAATAGTTCAAGCtcaatagttaaaaataaaacttcttttcTTTTGTCTTGTAACTAAAACCATAGACATCATTAATGACAGCGCccgcccgaagtaaattttaaaatggagcgagatctaattatggcgcctctcctgtttgttcctaataatatgtaaatacctataccaaattatgagtgtaaagtaaagaaagaaagaaaatatatttattactacattatgccacacatcacaattatttaagaataccctgcgatatgtggcataacctagaaaaggtcctagctcagcatattgctatatgctccccataaacaaagaacatacagcgctgattttcagctaggacctaAGTAAggatggaacgcgaagatctcgaccatactatggggtgaccaattgaattTCAGGCGCAGTATCGTCTACGgttgagtaggattatcatttcggcgctctctaggatttagcacctggagcgactgctccgttagCCGTATAGACGGGCCGGCCCTGATTAATAAAGATGTCTATGGTATCTATTAGTCGACCCGTGTTTGTCTTATGAAAGGTGTGAGTAGGATGAGCGTGAGGCGGTTGGGTGCATACCTCTCGAGCAGTCGGCGCTTGAGATCCGGAGGGTAGGTCACGTAGATGTAGTGGTCGTCGTGCTCGTCGTCGAGCGCGTCGTCGGCGGCGAGTCGCTCGCCCCGCGCGGGCGACGAGTGTGACGTCATGGACACTGACCCACTGCCAGCAACGCTGCCTTCTTCTGAACTGTAGACAGCGATAGGTTGACAGAGAACTGTTAGTCTGTACTAGcggattcagtttttcacaaatccatcgGGAATCATGTATTTtgctgggatgaaaagtagcctatgtgttaatctagagtacaatctatttccattccaaatttcagttaaatcggttcggtaattgcggcgttaaaaagtaacaaatgtccatacaaactttcgcgtctataatattagtaggtagtaggattaaagaaatattagtaggtagtagGGGTGACATCGATAGCTCTTTATCAAAAAATCGTTGCTTAAACAAAACagacaatgttttaaaaacatttttctgcTTTTCTAAGACTCCTTTAGTTTTCCTTTAGTTTCACACTTAAACGCGCATCAAAAATGATGAGGTAAATCTTTAACTTGAAATGTTTCTTGTACTTAAAATGTTAAAGGGGATCTACCCCAGTGGGGCAATAGGCTGACAATGACTTAAAATGCATTGAAAATTGGGTTTGGAATGTTAATCAAATCTTGGAGGCATTCAAGGCTATTGACTACTTATACATATAGTCAAAAGAGTAAACGGGCAGACGTGCTCGACTCTATGCAGACTTGAAGTGGTCCGTATGCCAACGCCATTTTATCCTGCCATTTGTATCATTagcaaaccatattcggctcactgttgagcacgagtcttttcagaatgagaggggtaaggccaatagtccaccacgctgacccaatgcagattgacagacttcacacacgcagaaaattctctggtatgcaggtttcctcactatgtttttccttcaccgtttgagacacgtaatgtttaatttcttaaaaaaataatcctgCCGTTAATCCGCTTTTATTCTGTCGACTGATTGCAGatcaaacataataataaaaattgtaaaaggaAAAGAATGTAAAAGGTCGATATtatcccatattcctacaggaacgggatccacgcgggtgaaaccacgcggcatcagctagtttaaaaaataaagctaaatactttgtttgtttgcttgaacgcgctcatCACAGAAACTACTGGATCGGGTtgaagttgaatttttttggctAGTCCATTTATTGAGAGAGGCAATAGGTAAACTAAATAACTCATCATAGAGAAATGGGTCAAATCCGGAAATATTGTTCTACTTGATAGCTTCCGTTGCGTGCGCTGCGCAAACAGTTAAAAGTCGGAATTGTTTTAAGTCTATCTTTTAAGATTGATTTTAGTCAATcgattacacgcggacgaagttgcagggGTCCGCAGTTGAATCTAAATGCATTAAAGACTATAATAATCTCTCTGAAGGGAAAATATACTCACTCGAACACAATCCAGATGATGTAGTAGCACATACAGAGAGCGAGGGCGAGGCCCGTAGCGAGCGCCAGCAGTAGGGGCCAGGGGAAGGCGCGCGCTGCTGGCGGCGTGTGCTCCCAGTAGCGGTCACAGCTCAGATACCAGCACACTGCGCGCTGCATCTCgtctataatacaaattatcaaGAACTATCTCAAGCAATCTTGACTTAAAAACTGAAACCTCTTCCGCGGTTGACAGACGGAAGCGAGAGAGGTGCTACTTAGGAAGTACATTTAGCTATGGGTGTGGTAATATGACTGACGTGCCCAAGCCCGTTGGTGTATATACCTAAACGGAAGGAGTGTTATCATTATCATGACATGTTTAGTTACGTAGCAACCAACTCTTGTCAAAGACAATTACCTATAAATGTATGTAGTAAGGTCTGTATGTTACCTCACCTTATCAATCACATCACAGTAAAACGGACTTTTTTTGACTTCAGATTGACTATAACTTCtatcaatgaatgaatgacaaaTGTAGCGCCACCGTGGATGGGCATATTGTTACCACCTTCACAAAGAATCCTtgaattttttaactattattaattttggaGTTTTACAAAGAATGGTGTTTTGGAAATTCATGAAACTTGCGATTTGGACTtatctaacataattattaaattaaattaattaaggtGTTTGGTAATGCAAGAGTAAGTAAactaagtaattataataataataaaccttCTAGTTCCGTGAACTGATGCTGCGTCAGGTGCAGCAGCAACGTGGCGATGCAGGAGTGCACTACTCTTTCACAGCGaaccttgaaaaattaaattaattatctatactaatattataaacctgaagagtttgtttgtttgtttgaacgcgataatctcagaaactacaggtccgatttgaaaaattctttcagtgttggatagcatATTTACCGAGGAtatgctataaattatccccgcaTAACgtgaatcacgcgggtgaaaccacgcggcgttagctagttattaatataaaacttaaaaggcacgttataaaaaaactaactatTCTCCCAAAAGAAAATTTGCTATCAAAATTAGAttaatcaaaaattcaaaattaaaaacgcTTGATTCCGATCACTCGATTTTTAATACCTCATACTTAGGTACTCGTAGTAGTTCtaatttataaaacactagGTACCGAACTGCGGGTGcagcttcgtccgcgtgaaatctAGTTATTCATATATCCCGCGGGAGCTATGTATTTTTCGGGATCAAAAGTAGCTGTTTTGTGTGTCAGTACCTATCGTGGTGTAAGTACTATAAGCACTTGGGAAAACAGTTAAAAATCACTgacagattttcttaattggtccaggtctggttggtgggaggctttggccgtggctaattaccaccctaccgacaaaaacgtgcaagcgatttagccttccggcacgatgtcgtatagaaaccgagagggctgtggattttcatcctcctaacaagttagcctgcatCCATGCTGcctgattgcatcatcacttaccatcagatgagattataattaataaaattataatttatttaatatttaaatcacaCAACAGCCTTCACCTTGAGTCCTTGTAAGTGCGCAGGGTCGCATGCAGCGCGTTCAGCCTGCAGGTCGGCTAGCCTCTTCTGCCGACTGTCCGGCGGCAGAGAGGACTCCACCGTGTCCGCGTCGCACAGTTCTGCTGTTTGGTTCACGTCGCTCTCGCCTTCGTCTCTCTTGTTGTCTTCTGCTTCCGTATATTTCACTGTTTTGAAtgaaaaattatcatcatcaccgtcatcgtcatcgtcatcatcatcatcatcattatcataatcataatcatcaacaACAACTTATTTAAATGCACTGGACTGCCCCTTTGGTCTAATGCCTATTAACccatgtggtttcggatcacgaggggTTCGAATCTTAGGTCGAGCCATAagaaatactgagtttttcgCCTTCTAGGGAGTTTTTTCCGTAAAAATAACATGGAGTTGAGAATTTGGTGGAGatacactcccgtgcctcggagagcacattaagccgTCGGACCTGGTtactattattaacatctgataatggtcGTTGCTGATTTAATATCAACACCCTAAGCCcgtcaattataatattttgtgtgaATCTAGTATAGACTTGGAGATTGCAGTGGATTCCATCGCATATAGGTTTAAAAGGAAATGAGAAGGCTGACCTGCTAGCAAAAAGTGCATGTTTAGaaggaaatgaaatttttattatgccGAGTTATTCAGAGGttacagtaaaatataaaagtcaaAATCACGATTTGTGGAAAGAATACTTTGATCAACGATCCAAGGAAAAGGGTATTTGGTATCGTACAATCCAGAGTCAGCCTTCTAGAGTTCCTTGgttcaggaaaaataaaaagatttttaattaaaatagcaaATCGATTACGATCTGGATACATTCcatcaaataaattttcatttttaatgatGAAATCGGAATCGCCAAATTGCGAAATGTGTGGAGTAATTGACGATGTACAACATTTATTGATGGAATGTGTTAAAAATGGTCAGGAAAGAGAAAACTTAATCAGTGATTTAAACTTAAATAGGAAAGATGTAGGTTTGTTTAATACCATCATAGCTTTTCCAATGTCTGGGGAAGCCAGAATGGTGTATgatctttgtttaaaaaagtagattttaaattaagtagtttaatatataattctttTAAGTTATACTGATTAGGATACGATAGGGctgacatattttttgtaaaagaaaagtCCTTAAAAAAttcgagattaaaaaaaaaaagcccgTCAACCCGCATCGAAGCAGCGTAGTGGGTAAGTTCCATAACCCCGCCTTGTAGTGGGCCTTTAAAGTAGGCAGATACTGATGAGGGGTTTTCGTGATTAGAACCACAACAACGGTTGTAAATAATGTCTTTTACATTTCTTGTTACgcattaaagaaaattaaaaaaaaatcttaatacattttatattacaataacCTACtgtcagcgccggcccgaagtaaattttaaaatggagcgagatccaattatggcgcctctcctgtttgcccctaataatatgtagatacctataccaaattatgagtataAAGTAAGAATGCGAAGcaaagatctcgaccatactttggggtgatcaattgaaaatcaggcgcagtaccgtctacggttgactaggaatatcatttaggcgctctctaggatttggcgcctgaagcgactgctccgttcgccgtatggacgagCCGGCCCTGCCTACCCTTAGACATTCCTTAATTTACTATTCATACCTACCTGGATCGTCATTTTCGGAATCAGTCTTGGGACAATCCGCAACCGGCACTGGGGACTGAGCTCTAGGTCTGTGCCTCCTCTTGCCGGGAACCTTCGCGACGCTCCGGCTGGAGGCGGGCGCGAGGGCCTTCTTCGCCGCCTCCACGTCTTGCCACAGCTCGATGTCCGTGCTCGGCCCGCTGCCTCCGTGGAGCAAGCCGTGCGCCACCAACACTTGGCAGCGCATTATGTCGCAGTAGTCCGCGAGACATACTGCGTCTTCTGCCTGTATTGTTTGTtagaataaaagttttttattgagaaagaatacaataaggaacttaagctaacttatcataataactatacaaatcatgcccacgtggaatggtggcaagattactggctgcatttcctcGCTGGActgccaggctgatcctttgcgcaaaaaatgagccagcccttctgtcaccagtcgaggcaactagccgcggtgaaatgatacggTAAAATTTTATGTGTtagaataaaattcaaatttcaaaatttcaaaattcatttatttcaattaggctcactttacaagtatttttgaaaggtcaggtttatgtcataatttaatataatctaatggtggtaataatagtcgaaaacttaaaattaaagttacgagggtaccAAATGCGCcatggtccgagaagagcccacaacaaactcggccaaggtttattttttttgtttaccaccattttacaaacttatttaaaactaagcacacagtcgtataatacagtttaacaccaagcttttttataatttatataatcaataacactataacaagactttcctaaaagcttgcgtttaataaacactttgaactttttgagagacattccagtggcttcatctatactaatattataaagaggtaaagtttgtaagtttgtaagtttgtcacattttttaaatggggtaatcttcggaactactggtccgattttaaaaattctttcaccagtagaatgctacattatcggggagtgctataggctatattttaatttggtgtcatatatattagccgagttatcacagtttttgtcatacaggtcggactgaaaatcctcttaaacagacttattagcATGCGCTGcgttaactattgtgtaaaattgaaattaatgtatggaggctttatgtatctttaaaagttctacaaaaaagtctgcgacaccatatatctatcttctatatattagcagatatagtaccttttgtgttttaaaaattattaattttatatacttaggtttacgttattatttatacaactaaaccttaatccttattaaaataaattatttaataatcacaaggatattatggagataagatttgccctttacagtatgttaattacttaaatagtttcggagataatacaaaatttctaaaagacgcagaaattccgctatatgacgcccggcactttcatttacgtagttcccgttcccgtatgaatatggggatcaaacatagcctatgacactcgcaaataacgtagctttctattggtaaaacaattttccaaatcggtccagtagatccagagattacctcctacaaccacacgaactttacctctttatattattagcatagaagtctctatttctcttggtcataccaccactctcgaaggactggaccgattttgctaagggtaggagtaagatagagaagttacagggtagggtacgggtagggaagcgtaggggtagttacaggctagggtagggtaggtttagggccgggtttagggtagtggtagggtgggggtagaggtagggtagtggtagggtagaggtacgggtagaatagggaagtggtagggtaggggtaggataggcgtgagataggggtatgggtgggataggggtaggaaagggatagggtacggggagggtaggtgtaggatgggggtagggtgtaggtatggtaggggtagggtaggagtaggtttggggcatggtagggtgggggtaggggtaaggtagggtaaggtaggggtagggtagatgtaggggttggggtagggtagggtagggtaggggtagtagtaaagttgacatcgaaatttacgcggacgaagtcgcgggcgtccgctagtgtggtattaaatcaaaattaataagtttaaaCGGACAATACACACTATCTACCCCCAATGTACGACTAATCGTAACGTTATGGGTAATCATCATAtacgttttatataattatccATGCCTCacataataaatacttatatgtataatgaaTCAACCGTGATagtccgattccggaggcagAGGAGGCAACTTtccagttgtatgcattttaagaaataaaatatcacgtgtctcaaacggtggaggaaactctgcgtgtgtgaagtctgccaatccgcattggtggactattggcctaacccctctcattttgagaggagactcgagctcacgaatatgcgttgataatgatgatgaatgagaaTGTATCAACACAGCCAGACATTGGAAAACATCcatacacacaaatattttccagttgtggaaaaCGGACGGTCGTTAAATTAATATAGTAGAAtaatatagtagattgttatgcACAAGGGCCTAAAATGACCCAATGAACCAATGAATGAAGTGATGTAAGTATTGAGATTATAATATGCTCGAAACTTCTAGTCCGCTCTGAAATTGGAACGCGCTGAATTGCGCAATAGACGGGAGTCGGTGGCCCCCCGGACTAAAGGAATCCCTTAAATGTTAAagcaaaaattggtaaaatttaATCCATAATCCCTCTTAATCTGGAGcttctctttaaaaaaatataaaaaaactgctaaagagattttcgggatttgccgctcatCTTTTGggccaactaattttaatacaggaaTCCTCCAAGTCAAGCTACTACGCCTGTGGCATCAGATATTATATAGGTAATCTATACtagtctatacttctatactaatattataaagaggtaaagtttgtaagtttgtaagtttgtcacattttttaaatggggtaatcttcggaactactggtctgattttaaaaattctttcaccagtagaatggtacattatcggggagtgctataggctatattttatattggtatcatatatattagccgagttatcacagtttttgtcatacaggtcggactgaaaatcctcttaaatagacttattcgcatgcgctgccttaattattgtgtaaaattgaaattaatgtatggagactttatgtatctttaaaagttctacaaaaaagtccgcgacactatatatctatcttctatatattagcagatatagtaccttttgtgttttaaaaattattaattttatatacttaggtttacgtca
Proteins encoded:
- the LOC112048303 gene encoding uncharacterized protein LOC112048303, which translates into the protein MKTTSITLEVLVLLFLTLIPWPGPSVFKITCSRDNSKIVRKVIQNKWLPVLERFQVKLPLECPFHPARDIFAPQHAAKLQHRSSQWTCAFCGKSFYEERHLDTHFDQRHKNQINKAEDAVCLADYCDIMRCQVLVAHGLLHGGSGPSTDIELWQDVEAAKKALAPASSRSVAKVPGKRRHRPRAQSPVPVADCPKTDSENDDPVKYTEAEDNKRDEGESDVNQTAELCDADTVESSLPPDSRQKRLADLQAERAACDPAHLQGLKVRCERVVHSCIATLLLHLTQHQFTELEDEMQRAVCWYLSCDRYWEHTPPAARAFPWPLLLALATGLALALCMCYYIIWIVFDSEEGSVAGSGSVSMTSHSSPARGERLAADDALDDEHDDHYIYVTYPPDLKRRLLESCYNRTTRL